A region of uncultured Carboxylicivirga sp. DNA encodes the following proteins:
- a CDS encoding toxin-antitoxin system YwqK family antitoxin, producing the protein MNKSVILFAILATLTSLVNAQLTYKDGKYYDQEDNLYTGVYTEYYESGNKKVEMNVVNGEKHGISTLYFENQKTNEIRSYKNNEMDGKWLTFDEKGTKTAEANYKNGVKDGNWYIWDENGVLRYEMLYSEGKKIGSWKIWDESGNLVAQKDY; encoded by the coding sequence ATGAACAAGTCGGTAATTTTATTCGCAATTTTAGCTACGTTAACTTCATTAGTTAATGCTCAGCTTACGTATAAGGATGGTAAGTACTACGATCAGGAAGATAACTTATACACTGGTGTTTACACAGAATATTATGAGTCGGGCAACAAGAAAGTTGAAATGAATGTTGTCAATGGCGAAAAACACGGTATCTCCACTCTTTATTTTGAAAATCAGAAAACAAACGAAATTCGTTCATACAAGAATAATGAAATGGACGGAAAATGGCTAACCTTTGATGAAAAGGGAACCAAGACTGCTGAAGCTAATTATAAAAATGGAGTGAAAGATGGCAATTGGTATATCTGGGATGAGAATGGCGTCTTACGATATGAGATGCTCTATTCTGAAGGAAAGAAGATTGGATCCTGGAAGATCTGGGACGAATCTGGTAACCTGGTAGCACAAAAAGATTATTAA
- a CDS encoding phosphoribosyltransferase family protein: MSISISIKSASESLFDLFYPQNCVSCGTHLFKNEIEVCRLCLKRLPRTQFEKRPHDNVISALLWGRCNVEYSYSLYYYRKGERVQKLLHSVKYKGNKKLGVLLGNELGKSILSSEKNFDVIIPVPLHQLKQRQRGYNQSEVIATGINEILNIPVNNSVLKRAVHTSTQTKKSRFERWQNVESIFELLNAYELRNKHILVIDDVITTGSTMEACINTLSKIDGVKISLATVACAYL; encoded by the coding sequence ATGAGCATTTCCATCTCCATAAAATCAGCTTCAGAGAGTTTGTTTGATCTATTTTATCCTCAAAATTGTGTGAGTTGTGGAACGCATTTATTTAAAAACGAAATCGAAGTGTGTCGGCTATGCCTTAAACGACTTCCCCGAACACAATTTGAAAAAAGACCGCACGATAATGTTATTTCCGCATTACTTTGGGGAAGATGTAATGTTGAATATTCTTATTCTTTGTATTACTATCGTAAAGGCGAAAGAGTTCAAAAGCTTTTACATTCGGTCAAATACAAAGGCAACAAGAAATTAGGGGTACTATTGGGTAATGAATTGGGTAAATCAATCTTATCAAGCGAAAAAAACTTTGATGTAATTATTCCTGTACCACTTCACCAATTAAAGCAAAGACAGAGAGGTTATAACCAAAGTGAAGTAATAGCAACCGGAATCAATGAGATTTTAAATATACCTGTGAATAATTCTGTTTTAAAACGTGCTGTACATACATCAACCCAAACTAAAAAAAGCCGATTTGAGAGATGGCAAAATGTAGAAAGTATTTTTGAGTTGCTGAATGCATATGAACTCAGAAACAAACACATATTGGTAATAGATGATGTTATCACAACCGGCTCAACCATGGAAGCATGTATTAACACCTTGTCGAAAATTGACGGAGTTAAGATAAGTCTGGCTACGGTTGCCTGCGCATACCTATAA
- a CDS encoding inorganic pyrophosphatase — translation MTKKSKDMSANSLMDPIGRLMGLRYKSHPWHGIDIGENSPDIITSFIEVVPTDTIKYEIDKVSGYLRIDRPQKYSNVVPAPYGFIPQTYCGKKVGAYCSEKTGKKDIIGDGDPLDILLLTEKDIPHGDVLAQAIPIGGFRMLDGNQADDKIISVLKNDVMYGEYKDITEMPEMVIKRLKHYFLTYKDMPGLSNDSEITHIYNAEEAKKVIKLSMEDYENRFEGLRKALSTY, via the coding sequence ATGACGAAAAAAAGCAAAGATATGAGCGCTAACAGTTTAATGGATCCAATAGGCCGTTTAATGGGCCTTCGCTATAAATCGCACCCATGGCATGGTATCGATATCGGAGAAAACAGCCCTGATATTATCACTTCGTTTATCGAAGTGGTACCAACTGATACTATTAAATATGAGATTGATAAGGTGAGTGGTTACTTACGAATTGATCGTCCCCAAAAATATTCAAATGTTGTACCTGCTCCGTATGGTTTTATTCCTCAAACCTATTGTGGTAAAAAAGTGGGTGCATACTGTTCAGAGAAAACCGGTAAAAAAGACATTATTGGAGATGGTGATCCATTAGATATACTGTTACTAACAGAAAAGGACATTCCACACGGTGATGTATTGGCGCAGGCTATTCCAATTGGCGGCTTCAGAATGTTGGATGGTAACCAGGCTGATGATAAAATCATATCTGTATTAAAGAACGATGTGATGTACGGTGAGTATAAGGATATTACAGAGATGCCCGAAATGGTGATCAAACGTTTGAAGCATTATTTTCTGACTTATAAAGACATGCCTGGATTAAGCAATGATTCAGAAATCACACATATTTATAATGCAGAAGAGGCTAAGAAAGTAATCAAACTATCCATGGAGGATTACGAGAACCGATTTGAAGGTTTACGAAAAGCATTATCGACCTACTAA
- a CDS encoding 4Fe-4S dicluster domain-containing protein: MTFKTLKKTRVVLALLFFVFTLSIFLDIYENYDYESVNQILFLQFVPSLLTFIKALTWSSVGFIIIIALSFFVGRIYCSTICPLGILQDIFSFIARKRSTRKLFYKKKKGYPILRYSLLAVTIVTMLFGFNLVITLLDPYSNFGRIITYLIKPLVVGVNNLGAMALHHFEVYSLNPMKLILAPWFIALLTLTLLVTIAYMSYKRGRLFCNTICPVGTLLGLISKVSFLKIQFDGSKCTKCGSCIGVCKSECINVKNLSVDHSRCVDCFNCLSVCPESALNLTSKKSYHAIEGVEGESNNSRRTAIVTGLSLLVGQKVLSEVQKTKDTSNLKINEKDHPVAPPGSISIRRFNEICTGCGLCVAACPTQVLQPATTEYGLKGFMQPHMDYISGFCNFDCKECSHVCPTGAIFPISIEEKQLTQLGKAVFVKENCVVHTDGTDCGACSEHCPTKAVDMVPYKGNLRIPEVNQEICIGCGACEHPCPVNAHYKAIYVNGNAVHQAAKKPVEEETNVAPVEEDFPF; this comes from the coding sequence ATGACTTTTAAAACATTAAAAAAAACAAGAGTGGTACTTGCGCTCTTGTTTTTTGTTTTCACTTTATCAATATTCCTTGATATTTATGAGAATTATGATTACGAATCAGTTAATCAAATTCTATTCTTACAATTTGTTCCATCGTTATTAACCTTTATAAAAGCATTGACGTGGAGCTCGGTTGGATTTATCATCATAATAGCACTGTCTTTTTTTGTTGGACGGATATACTGCAGTACTATCTGTCCTTTGGGTATCTTACAGGATATTTTTTCTTTTATTGCTAGGAAAAGATCTACTCGTAAATTATTCTATAAGAAGAAAAAAGGGTATCCGATTTTACGATATAGCCTCCTGGCTGTTACCATTGTTACGATGTTATTTGGTTTCAACCTGGTAATTACTTTATTGGATCCTTATAGTAATTTCGGAAGGATTATCACTTATCTAATTAAGCCTTTGGTTGTTGGTGTAAACAATCTGGGGGCTATGGCTTTACATCATTTCGAGGTGTATAGTTTGAATCCAATGAAATTGATTTTAGCTCCCTGGTTCATTGCTCTTCTTACTCTTACTTTGTTGGTTACCATTGCTTATATGTCGTATAAACGCGGACGTTTATTTTGTAATACTATCTGTCCTGTAGGAACTTTACTGGGTTTGATATCAAAAGTATCCTTTCTTAAAATTCAATTCGATGGAAGTAAATGTACTAAATGTGGAAGCTGCATAGGTGTTTGTAAGAGTGAGTGTATTAATGTAAAAAATCTCTCAGTTGACCATTCAAGGTGTGTTGATTGTTTTAATTGTCTTTCCGTTTGTCCGGAATCAGCCTTAAATCTTACTTCAAAAAAATCATACCATGCAATAGAGGGTGTTGAAGGTGAATCAAATAATTCAAGAAGAACAGCCATTGTTACAGGTTTATCTTTATTGGTTGGACAAAAGGTATTATCAGAAGTACAAAAAACGAAAGACACTTCAAATCTGAAGATTAACGAGAAAGACCATCCGGTAGCTCCTCCGGGAAGTATCTCAATAAGACGTTTTAATGAAATATGTACAGGTTGTGGCCTATGTGTAGCTGCTTGTCCAACACAGGTATTGCAACCGGCTACGACAGAATATGGATTAAAAGGTTTTATGCAGCCTCACATGGATTATATTTCGGGCTTTTGTAATTTCGATTGTAAGGAATGTAGTCATGTTTGCCCAACGGGAGCTATTTTTCCTATTTCCATTGAAGAAAAACAATTAACACAATTAGGAAAGGCAGTTTTTGTAAAAGAAAATTGTGTTGTACATACCGATGGTACTGATTGTGGAGCATGCTCGGAGCACTGCCCTACAAAGGCCGTTGATATGGTTCCATATAAAGGAAACCTCCGTATTCCGGAAGTGAATCAGGAAATTTGTATTGGTTGTGGAGCATGCGAACATCCTTGTCCGGTTAATGCACATTACAAAGCCATTTATGTAAATGGTAATGCTGTGCACCAAGCGGCAAAAAAGCCAGTTGAAGAAGAAACTAATGTTGCCCCCGTTGAAGAGGACTTTCCGTTTTAA
- a CDS encoding LamG-like jellyroll fold domain-containing protein gives MKKIYFIILAFLASTMYNNTSAQNLIYSEDFEGDVSGLTIVGPGDATDGVFEDSGDSNHGIVFHNNPTSAGDVRTRYLQLPSTIFSDAQTAINTSQGLTISFWVNDNGVGVDADGFWWSSMFSAYGGAPSPNNGKPMFQLNTNKRLNVNFDDVMSDGNSYGWFDNIDWGADNLEVVWLDNGGWHFYSIVLTPTSSNVYIDGVLSSTKVADTNNGTRIDGLFNVAGDLTYITLGGNSAWDWGDKDTPFSYDKIKIYDDALTAAQINSLMNTDDIVAAILTVDKSNLDLYNVETTATIIIDGANLTDDITITAPTGITVDPATISKDAASNVTVTVTYDGVTDDLSGDITLTSGTIENTVAVTGNVLESKISGTIIGHDGSWDNINGLIADAFDGNLATFVDAPTAEGFVGYDFGAGIVADLTAIRYAPRSGFESRLVNGEIRGANADDYSDAVTIYTITEAAAANKLTTKELVSPSNYRYIYYYSADGYCNIAELEMYGSTSTATLINKASSGVTIYATDGMIKVKVNSPSDAVIYSLTGKIIKTELVEDTKSIPVSAGLYIVVVNGKATKVVVSK, from the coding sequence ATGAAAAAAATCTACTTTATTATTTTAGCCTTTTTGGCAAGTACGATGTATAATAATACATCAGCTCAAAATTTGATTTATTCTGAAGATTTTGAAGGTGATGTATCTGGTTTAACAATTGTAGGTCCCGGGGATGCAACGGATGGTGTTTTCGAAGACTCGGGAGACTCAAATCATGGAATTGTATTTCATAACAACCCTACATCAGCAGGAGATGTAAGAACTCGTTATCTGCAATTACCAAGTACTATTTTTTCAGATGCGCAAACAGCTATTAATACATCTCAAGGTCTAACAATTTCATTTTGGGTAAATGATAATGGAGTTGGTGTTGATGCTGATGGTTTTTGGTGGTCTTCGATGTTTAGCGCTTACGGTGGTGCCCCAAGTCCAAATAATGGCAAACCAATGTTTCAGCTAAATACTAATAAAAGATTAAATGTAAACTTTGATGATGTTATGTCTGATGGAAACAGCTATGGTTGGTTTGATAACATAGACTGGGGAGCAGATAATTTGGAAGTAGTTTGGCTTGATAACGGAGGTTGGCATTTTTATTCAATTGTATTAACTCCAACATCTTCAAATGTATATATTGATGGTGTTCTATCAAGTACCAAAGTTGCAGATACAAATAACGGTACCAGAATAGATGGTCTTTTTAATGTTGCTGGTGATTTAACTTATATCACATTAGGTGGTAACTCTGCCTGGGACTGGGGTGATAAGGATACTCCTTTTTCTTATGACAAAATAAAGATTTATGATGATGCTTTAACAGCAGCCCAAATAAACTCTTTGATGAATACAGATGATATTGTAGCTGCTATACTTACAGTTGATAAGTCAAATCTTGACCTTTATAATGTTGAAACAACTGCTACAATAATAATTGACGGTGCTAATCTAACTGATGATATTACAATTACAGCGCCTACAGGTATAACAGTTGATCCCGCAACAATAAGTAAAGATGCAGCTTCAAATGTTACAGTGACGGTAACTTACGATGGAGTAACTGATGATTTATCCGGTGACATTACATTAACAAGTGGAACCATTGAAAACACAGTTGCTGTAACAGGTAATGTTCTTGAATCAAAAATAAGTGGTACTATTATAGGACATGATGGTTCATGGGATAATATTAACGGTTTAATTGCAGATGCTTTTGATGGAAACCTTGCTACATTTGTTGACGCCCCTACTGCAGAAGGATTTGTAGGTTATGATTTCGGAGCTGGCATTGTTGCAGATCTGACCGCTATTCGTTACGCCCCAAGATCTGGTTTTGAATCAAGATTGGTGAATGGTGAAATCAGGGGTGCAAATGCTGATGATTATTCTGATGCGGTTACAATTTATACTATTACTGAAGCAGCTGCGGCTAATAAGTTAACAACTAAAGAACTTGTAAGTCCTTCTAATTATAGATATATCTATTATTATTCTGCTGACGGTTATTGTAATATTGCTGAGCTTGAGATGTACGGAAGTACTTCTACAGCCACATTAATAAACAAAGCTTCTTCAGGCGTAACTATTTATGCTACAGATGGAATGATTAAGGTGAAAGTTAACTCTCCTTCAGATGCAGTAATTTATTCATTAACTGGAAAGATTATAAAAACTGAGTTGGTTGAAGACACAAAATCAATTCCAGTTTCTGCAGGACTTTATATTGTTGTTGTTAATGGAAAGGCAACAAAAGTAGTGGTATCAAAATAA
- a CDS encoding YifB family Mg chelatase-like AAA ATPase, whose product MLVKTFGSAVSGVDAYTITIEVNVSQGIRFHLVGLPDNAVKESQQRIESALKISNYKWPGHKIVINMAPADIRKEGSAYDLPLAIGVLAASSQIDNSLLADFIIMGELSLDGSLQPVKGVLPMAVKAKEEGFKGCILPIQNAKEAAVVGDLQVYGFDNIAEVIKFLNSESDIEAVKLNTEEEFAKGIQTVDFDFSDVKGQESVKRALEVAAAGGHNIIMIGPPGAGKSMLAKRLASILPPLSLDEALETTKIHSVAGKTNSKNSLITQRPFRSPHHTISDAGLIGGGSFPQPGEISLAHNGVLFLDELPEFKRTVLEVMRQPLEDRNINIARARFSIDYPASFMLVASMNPCPCGYFNHPEKKCVCSPGVVQKYLSRISGPLLDRIDLHIEVVPVPFNKLAETPLSEKSIVVRERVVQARKIQNERFKSNDKVHCNAQMTGKMLAKYAIPDESGMSILKIAMERLDLSARAYDRILKVSRTIADLEGSSSIQSHHVAEAVQYRSLDRSGWGA is encoded by the coding sequence ATGCTTGTAAAAACCTTTGGTTCTGCTGTAAGCGGTGTTGATGCTTATACCATTACAATTGAAGTTAACGTATCACAGGGGATAAGATTTCATCTTGTTGGTTTACCCGATAATGCAGTTAAAGAAAGTCAGCAACGAATAGAATCGGCTCTTAAGATTAGTAATTACAAATGGCCTGGTCATAAAATTGTAATTAATATGGCGCCGGCTGATATCCGTAAGGAAGGATCTGCTTATGATCTTCCTCTTGCCATAGGTGTCCTTGCTGCATCCTCACAAATAGATAATTCATTGTTGGCTGATTTTATCATTATGGGAGAATTGTCTCTTGATGGTAGTTTACAGCCTGTTAAAGGAGTGCTTCCAATGGCTGTAAAGGCTAAAGAAGAAGGTTTTAAAGGATGTATTCTACCAATACAAAATGCAAAAGAAGCAGCTGTTGTTGGTGATTTACAAGTATATGGTTTTGATAATATTGCGGAGGTTATTAAGTTCTTGAATTCAGAATCAGATATTGAAGCAGTTAAACTTAATACCGAAGAAGAATTTGCCAAAGGAATACAAACTGTTGATTTTGACTTTTCGGATGTTAAAGGTCAGGAAAGTGTAAAGAGGGCGTTGGAAGTAGCAGCAGCCGGAGGTCATAACATTATAATGATTGGTCCTCCGGGAGCCGGTAAGTCAATGCTGGCTAAACGCTTGGCAAGTATTTTACCTCCTCTGTCATTGGATGAAGCCCTGGAAACAACAAAAATCCATTCGGTAGCTGGCAAAACCAATTCGAAGAATTCATTAATCACACAACGTCCGTTTCGTAGTCCGCATCATACAATATCAGATGCCGGTTTAATAGGTGGGGGGTCCTTCCCTCAGCCCGGTGAAATCTCATTGGCTCATAACGGAGTGCTTTTTCTGGATGAATTACCCGAATTCAAACGAACTGTTCTGGAGGTAATGCGTCAACCTTTGGAAGATAGAAACATTAATATAGCCAGAGCCCGTTTTTCAATTGATTATCCAGCGAGCTTTATGTTGGTTGCCAGTATGAATCCATGTCCGTGTGGGTATTTTAATCATCCTGAGAAAAAATGTGTTTGCAGTCCCGGAGTTGTTCAAAAATATTTGAGCCGTATATCAGGACCATTACTCGACAGGATTGATCTGCATATCGAAGTTGTTCCGGTTCCGTTTAATAAACTGGCTGAGACACCTTTGTCAGAAAAAAGTATTGTGGTGAGAGAAAGAGTGGTTCAAGCCAGAAAAATTCAGAATGAACGTTTTAAAAGTAATGATAAGGTTCATTGTAATGCTCAAATGACCGGCAAGATGCTTGCAAAATATGCTATTCCTGATGAAAGTGGGATGAGTATTCTCAAAATAGCTATGGAAAGATTGGATTTATCAGCACGTGCATACGATAGAATATTAAAAGTTTCACGAACGATTGCAGATCTAGAAGGTTCATCTTCAATACAATCACATCATGTGGCTGAAGCCGTTCAATACCGAAGTCTTGATCGTTCGGGTTGGGGTGCTTAA
- a CDS encoding porin family protein: MKKLIASIIFVFLVIPCTNAQSFRAGFTGGATVSQVDGDTYAGYNKLGLIIGGFVSRQITPMLDLQFDISYIQKGARRAPNIEKGVYDDYKIDLGYVQFPVVARYYINDFSIEAGISIATLLHDDEFWDEQSIKDNEGVPSFKTMELSTIFGINYHFNERLWFNTRLLYSLNPIRLPYGGEIPIYDPKKHWLSRNPGQYNNNIVFSLYYAINKL, translated from the coding sequence ATGAAAAAACTGATTGCAAGCATCATTTTTGTTTTTTTGGTAATTCCGTGTACTAATGCACAAAGTTTTAGGGCCGGGTTTACCGGAGGGGCCACTGTTTCACAGGTTGACGGTGATACATATGCAGGTTATAATAAATTGGGTCTTATAATAGGCGGTTTTGTCAGCAGGCAAATTACTCCAATGCTCGACCTGCAATTCGATATAAGTTATATTCAGAAAGGAGCACGCAGAGCTCCAAATATTGAAAAGGGTGTTTATGATGATTACAAAATTGATCTGGGCTATGTTCAGTTCCCTGTAGTTGCCCGTTATTACATAAATGATTTTTCGATTGAGGCAGGCATTTCAATAGCTACATTACTTCATGATGATGAGTTCTGGGATGAGCAATCAATTAAAGATAATGAAGGTGTTCCATCTTTTAAAACCATGGAATTGTCCACTATTTTTGGAATTAATTATCACTTTAACGAACGACTTTGGTTCAATACTCGATTATTGTATTCACTAAATCCAATTAGACTACCTTATGGTGGAGAAATTCCAATCTATGATCCTAAAAAGCATTGGTTAAGTCGAAATCCCGGGCAGTATAACAACAATATTGTTTTCTCGTTGTATTATGCCATCAATAAATTATAG
- the lpcA gene encoding D-sedoheptulose 7-phosphate isomerase, with product MKKEDIANSFIEAQEVLNRFINDSENWDRIKSAGDLMVNAINKGNKILSCGNGGSMSDAMHFAEELTGQFRDRRKGMPAIAIADPTHITCVANDYGFDYIFSRYVEAVGCSGDVLLAISTSGNSPNIINAAKAALERGMKVVALTGKQGGELAKICDVEIRVPHNGYSDRIQEIHIKVIHILIQYIESFCK from the coding sequence ATGAAGAAAGAAGACATCGCAAATAGCTTTATTGAAGCACAGGAAGTATTGAATCGTTTTATAAATGATTCAGAAAATTGGGACAGAATTAAGTCAGCCGGAGATTTAATGGTAAATGCCATTAACAAAGGCAACAAAATTCTTTCGTGTGGTAACGGTGGTTCTATGAGCGATGCCATGCATTTTGCTGAAGAGTTGACAGGGCAATTCAGAGACAGAAGAAAAGGAATGCCTGCCATTGCAATAGCTGACCCAACGCATATTACCTGTGTTGCCAATGATTATGGCTTTGATTACATCTTTTCGAGGTATGTTGAGGCTGTTGGATGCAGTGGAGATGTGCTTTTGGCAATTAGTACAAGTGGAAATTCACCAAATATTATAAATGCAGCTAAAGCAGCTTTAGAAAGAGGTATGAAAGTAGTTGCTCTTACAGGTAAGCAGGGTGGTGAATTAGCTAAAATTTGTGATGTTGAAATTCGTGTACCACACAATGGATATTCCGACCGTATTCAGGAAATTCATATTAAGGTAATTCATATTTTAATACAGTACATTGAGTCCTTTTGTAAATAA
- a CDS encoding carbon-nitrogen hydrolase family protein codes for MIIASAQTSPVQGDINLNLDNHLELIKLAAQNNAQLILFPELSLTSYVREEAKSLSISIYDEVINQLRQYAMTYNISIVAGAPINSESGLHIGSFIITPEGGVDIYTKQYLHEGEDLFYQSSFKYNPVLYLGDYKSQFAICADLENPDHIKAATENKTKLYLASIFYTTQSMDNLHKKMASYSNEHQINILISNFTGVSYGFPAGGRSAFWNDMGVKVAELDSERSGILLIDIKEGFQSKELYL; via the coding sequence ATGATTATAGCCTCTGCTCAAACCAGCCCCGTTCAAGGTGATATTAACCTTAATCTCGATAATCATTTAGAACTAATTAAGTTGGCAGCGCAAAATAATGCTCAGCTTATTCTTTTTCCCGAACTCTCTTTAACAAGTTATGTACGCGAAGAGGCCAAATCATTATCTATTAGTATTTATGATGAGGTTATTAATCAGCTTCGACAATATGCAATGACTTATAATATTTCCATAGTAGCTGGTGCTCCGATTAATTCAGAGAGCGGACTTCATATTGGATCTTTCATCATAACTCCTGAAGGAGGCGTTGATATTTATACCAAACAGTATCTGCACGAAGGAGAAGATTTGTTTTATCAATCGTCATTCAAATACAATCCGGTATTATACCTAGGTGATTATAAATCTCAATTTGCAATTTGTGCCGATCTTGAAAACCCAGATCACATAAAGGCTGCAACTGAAAATAAAACCAAACTTTATCTGGCCAGTATTTTTTATACCACTCAAAGTATGGATAATCTGCATAAAAAGATGGCCAGTTATTCAAATGAGCATCAGATAAATATTTTGATTTCGAATTTTACTGGAGTATCATATGGATTTCCTGCCGGAGGTCGGAGTGCTTTCTGGAATGATATGGGAGTAAAGGTTGCAGAACTGGACAGTGAAAGGAGTGGTATTTTATTAATTGATATTAAAGAAGGCTTTCAGAGTAAAGAGTTATATCTGTAG
- a CDS encoding DUF2012 domain-containing protein, whose product MKTQIILLVGLLFIGVNSFANNKDNKKDADASTSAITSLSGIITDEATGENLAGVKVILEGTDQVAYTDFDGIFTFDNVEKGTYTLKSDYISYADKKTTIDTKKDTKVAIKLEAEK is encoded by the coding sequence ATGAAAACACAAATTATATTGTTGGTTGGTTTATTGTTTATCGGAGTTAACTCTTTTGCTAATAATAAAGACAACAAAAAAGATGCAGATGCATCAACAAGTGCCATCACATCTCTATCGGGTATAATTACTGATGAGGCAACAGGTGAAAATCTTGCAGGCGTTAAAGTTATTCTTGAAGGAACGGATCAGGTTGCTTACACAGATTTTGATGGCATATTTACTTTTGATAATGTTGAGAAAGGTACCTATACTTTAAAGTCAGACTATATTTCATATGCTGACAAAAAGACAACCATCGACACAAAAAAAGATACGAAAGTGGCGATAAAGTTGGAAGCTGAAAAATAA
- a CDS encoding DUF362 domain-containing protein, producing MKRRDFIRTGIGAGLLSGAFPLFGGLDSVYGQPANAEYDLAAVRGGTGPEMFDRAIEAIGGLGRFVKSGQKVVLKPNIGWDAPPERAANTNPELVGHIVQCCKDQGASEVYVFDNTCNKWDRCYTNSGIEAAVKKAGGKMVPGNTESMYREVEIPNGVKLKSAKVHKQILESDVFINVPIMKHHSSTQISLAMKNLMGVVWDRRFYHANDLNQCIADFCTFRMPDLNIIDGYNMMTKNGPRGVSLADVTNLKALIASTDIVAADAAATKMFGLEPQSIGHIEIAHKMKLGNMNLEELSISKQKIA from the coding sequence ATGAAACGACGGGATTTTATAAGAACAGGTATTGGTGCAGGGTTGTTAAGTGGGGCATTCCCCTTATTTGGAGGTTTGGATTCAGTGTATGGTCAACCTGCAAATGCTGAATATGACCTGGCAGCTGTGAGAGGAGGAACTGGCCCGGAAATGTTTGACAGGGCTATTGAAGCAATTGGCGGACTTGGAAGATTTGTTAAGTCTGGTCAGAAAGTGGTTCTCAAACCAAATATTGGTTGGGATGCACCACCGGAACGTGCTGCAAATACTAACCCTGAATTGGTTGGTCATATTGTTCAGTGTTGCAAAGATCAGGGTGCTTCAGAAGTATATGTCTTTGATAATACATGTAATAAATGGGACCGATGCTATACTAATAGTGGTATTGAAGCTGCTGTAAAAAAAGCAGGTGGTAAAATGGTGCCTGGTAACACTGAATCAATGTATCGTGAAGTGGAGATTCCTAATGGTGTTAAGTTAAAGTCGGCAAAGGTTCATAAGCAAATTCTCGAATCAGATGTTTTTATAAATGTTCCCATTATGAAGCATCATAGCAGTACTCAAATTTCTTTGGCTATGAAGAACCTGATGGGTGTGGTTTGGGATCGACGTTTTTATCATGCCAATGACCTGAATCAATGTATTGCTGATTTTTGTACTTTCCGCATGCCCGATCTAAATATCATTGATGGTTACAATATGATGACTAAGAATGGACCTAGAGGTGTATCCTTAGCTGATGTTACCAATTTAAAAGCTCTTATTGCATCTACTGATATTGTGGCAGCTGATGCGGCAGCCACAAAAATGTTTGGTCTGGAGCCTCAATCTATTGGTCACATTGAAATTGCTCATAAAATGAAACTGGGCAATATGAATCTTGAAGAACTAAGTATTAGCAAACAGAAAATAGCATAG